A genomic segment from Halomonas sp. GD1P12 encodes:
- a CDS encoding 7-cyano-7-deazaguanine/7-aminomethyl-7-deazaguanine transporter, producing the protein MFALTDAQHRRCLLIMVLFHIGVIAASNYLVQLPFTLFGFHTTWGAFSFPFIFLATDLTVRLFGKGPARSIILRVMFPALAISYVVSVIFPQGSFAGIGALGEWNLFVARIALASFLAYFLGQLLDVQVFDRLRQWAWWVAPVFSTVLGNLADTFAFFFTAFYNSPDPFMAAHWVEIAAVDYAIKLAISLLFFLPLYGLLLAWLTRRLVVWTGQRDRAPRVA; encoded by the coding sequence ATGTTTGCACTGACCGACGCTCAGCACCGCCGCTGCCTTCTGATCATGGTGCTGTTTCATATTGGCGTTATTGCCGCCAGCAACTACCTCGTTCAGCTACCTTTCACGCTTTTCGGGTTTCACACCACCTGGGGGGCGTTTAGCTTCCCATTCATCTTTCTGGCCACCGATCTGACCGTTCGCCTGTTCGGCAAGGGGCCGGCGCGGTCGATCATCTTGCGTGTCATGTTCCCGGCGCTTGCGATCTCCTACGTGGTATCGGTCATTTTCCCTCAAGGAAGCTTCGCCGGCATCGGCGCGCTTGGTGAGTGGAACCTGTTCGTGGCGCGCATCGCACTGGCAAGCTTTCTGGCCTACTTTCTCGGCCAACTGCTCGACGTTCAAGTGTTCGACCGGCTGCGCCAGTGGGCCTGGTGGGTCGCGCCGGTCTTCTCGACGGTACTGGGCAACCTGGCGGACACGTTCGCCTTTTTCTTCACCGCTTTCTACAATAGCCCGGACCCGTTCATGGCGGCCCACTGGGTGGAAATCGCCGCGGTGGACTATGCGATCAAGCTGGCCATCAGCCTGCTGTTCTTTTTGCCGCTGTACGGCCTGCTGCTGGCCTGGCTAACCCGGCGTCTCGTGGTCTGGACAGGACAGCGCGACCGCGCCCCACGAGTCGCCTGA
- a CDS encoding ArsR/SmtB family transcription factor, producing MATHSSAAARLLEHNGQALEAGTLLLKALANEKRLQILCLLAEAELSVTQINQQLALSQSALSQHLAILRRDGLVQTRRESQTIYYSLKSESARAILSALALHYAA from the coding sequence ATGGCTACTCACTCAAGCGCCGCCGCTCGCCTTCTCGAGCATAATGGGCAGGCGTTGGAAGCGGGCACCCTGCTTCTCAAGGCGCTCGCCAATGAAAAACGCTTGCAGATTCTTTGCCTGCTGGCCGAGGCCGAACTTTCGGTCACGCAGATCAACCAGCAGCTTGCGCTAAGCCAGTCCGCGCTTTCCCAGCATCTGGCCATTCTGCGTCGCGATGGGCTGGTACAAACCCGGCGGGAGTCGCAAACCATCTATTACTCGCTCAAAAGCGAAAGCGCCAGGGCGATACTTTCCGCCCTGGCGCTTCACTACGCGGCTTGA
- a CDS encoding alpha/beta fold hydrolase — MSRVTPVDLHFIEALEGADPDKTPLVVLHGLLGSADNWRSHLKVWQQQRRVLAVDLRNHGRSPHADGMDYQAMSQDVIALLKKEKIERAHILGHSMGGKVAISLARLAPELTASLIVGDIAPVRYDHGHDDVFSALNAVREAKPTDRKRADAVMAEHVSARPTRLFLATNLVRNDDKQMSLRVGLDEIQAGYDAIIGLPAGEEPYQGPTLVLRGADSHYVTDDMIPALKEMLPTARVITLKEAGHWLHADQPEAFQQAVSAFMNEEDK; from the coding sequence ATGAGCCGCGTTACTCCGGTTGATCTTCATTTCATCGAGGCCCTCGAAGGCGCTGACCCCGACAAAACGCCGCTCGTCGTGCTGCACGGCCTTCTCGGTAGCGCCGACAACTGGCGCTCGCACCTGAAGGTATGGCAACAGCAGCGCCGAGTGCTGGCGGTGGATCTTCGCAACCACGGCCGCTCCCCCCACGCCGACGGCATGGACTACCAGGCGATGAGTCAGGACGTGATTGCGCTGCTCAAAAAGGAGAAGATCGAGCGGGCACACATCCTGGGTCACTCGATGGGCGGCAAAGTCGCCATCAGCCTGGCGCGGCTGGCGCCGGAGCTTACGGCATCATTGATCGTCGGCGACATCGCCCCGGTGCGCTACGACCACGGCCACGACGACGTTTTTAGCGCCTTGAACGCGGTGCGCGAAGCCAAACCTACCGATCGCAAGCGTGCCGATGCGGTCATGGCCGAGCACGTTAGCGCTCGCCCTACTCGACTCTTTCTGGCGACCAATCTGGTGCGCAATGACGACAAACAGATGTCGCTGCGCGTGGGCCTCGACGAGATTCAGGCAGGTTATGACGCCATCATCGGCCTGCCCGCCGGCGAAGAGCCCTACCAGGGCCCAACGCTGGTGCTGCGCGGCGCCGACTCACACTACGTCACCGATGACATGATCCCGGCCTTGAAAGAGATGCTGCCGACCGCGCGAGTGATCACGCTAAAAGAGGCGGGCCACTGGCTGCACGCCGACCAGCCCGAGGCGTTCCAGCAAGCGGTCAGCGCTTTCATGAATGAAGAGGATAAATAA
- a CDS encoding dienelactone hydrolase family protein: protein MTLSTHRILKLNALTVAVLLSTQAFGFDPQGEDVTYQVGDESFEGYFVEAQGESKGSVLIVHDWDGVDDYERERADMLAEQGYDAFAVDLFGQGNRPQEVEAKQAATSALYEDRERMRELTLAGLTQAREQGAESATVIMGYCFGGTVALEMARSGEADDIAAYTSFHGGLDTPEGQSYASDTPPIFIAHGGADEMVSLDDVATLASELEEANITYEIGIYSGAPHAFSVFGSDRYDERADQRSWATFQKWLEEML, encoded by the coding sequence ATGACGCTATCCACTCATCGTATCCTGAAACTCAACGCGCTGACTGTTGCAGTTCTTCTAAGTACCCAGGCATTTGGCTTTGACCCTCAAGGGGAAGACGTTACCTACCAGGTCGGTGACGAGAGCTTCGAAGGTTATTTCGTCGAAGCCCAGGGCGAGTCGAAAGGCAGCGTATTGATCGTGCACGACTGGGACGGCGTCGACGACTACGAGCGCGAGCGCGCCGACATGCTAGCCGAACAGGGCTACGATGCGTTCGCGGTGGATCTCTTCGGTCAGGGTAACCGCCCCCAGGAAGTGGAAGCGAAGCAGGCCGCTACCAGCGCGCTATACGAAGATCGTGAGCGGATGCGCGAACTGACGCTGGCAGGCTTGACGCAGGCGCGCGAGCAGGGTGCGGAAAGCGCAACCGTCATTATGGGCTACTGTTTCGGCGGCACCGTGGCGCTTGAGATGGCACGCTCCGGTGAAGCCGATGACATCGCCGCCTACACGAGTTTTCACGGCGGCCTGGATACGCCCGAGGGTCAGTCCTACGCAAGCGATACGCCGCCGATTTTTATCGCTCACGGCGGCGCTGATGAAATGGTGAGTTTGGACGATGTTGCAACGCTGGCCTCAGAGCTCGAAGAGGCCAACATCACCTATGAGATCGGCATCTACTCTGGAGCCCCCCACGCCTTTAGCGTTTTTGGCAGCGACCGCTATGACGAACGCGCCGATCAACGCTCCTGGGCCACGTTCCAGAAGTGGCTCGAGGAGATGCTTTGA
- a CDS encoding potassium/proton antiporter: MDALYTFFLIGGILMTLSILASRLSSMFGVPLLLIFLGLGMLAGEEGLLGVVFDDYSMAFVIGHLALAMILLDGGLRTRLKTFRVGFKPALSLATAGVFITSAIVGIIAMWVFQLSLIQGLLVGAIVGSTDAAAVFSMLSGRGVSLNERVSATLEIESGTNDPMAIFLTLMLVELLVGDMGGIVETLVFFVSQFGIGLVVGLGGGWLSAKLLRWLDLAPGLYAMLALALGFSVFGLTSVLGGSGFLAIYLAGLMIGNQPGRHLNFILPVHDGLAWLSQIGLFLVLGLLVTPSQLVEVILPAGLVALALIFIARPLAVFITIKPFFKFRWRETFFIAWVGLRGAVPIVLAIFPVIGGVENASLYFNVAFAVVLMSLLIQGGSLTLVARWLKIQVPAGTTPNRRGPLGILPENDFEMFVYVVENQDLEDVPIRLLRFPSGALISALFRNHVMLHPKGNTRLKLEDVICVIGRSEDLTALNRLFNGDAKLKQERAFFGTFTLEGSAYMRDIAQAYGLTLSPGEQEMSLAEFVSLRVGGHPVVGDDIDWHGIHWVVSEMQGGNITRVGLRLY, translated from the coding sequence ATGGACGCACTGTATACCTTTTTTTTGATCGGCGGCATTCTCATGACGCTGAGCATTCTGGCCAGCCGGCTCTCATCAATGTTTGGCGTTCCGCTGCTGCTGATCTTTCTGGGGCTGGGCATGCTCGCCGGCGAAGAGGGGTTGCTTGGCGTCGTATTCGACGACTACAGCATGGCCTTCGTCATCGGCCACCTGGCACTGGCGATGATTCTGCTCGACGGCGGGCTTCGCACTCGCCTCAAAACTTTTAGGGTCGGCTTCAAACCGGCGCTGTCGCTGGCCACCGCCGGGGTGTTCATCACCAGCGCCATCGTCGGCATCATCGCCATGTGGGTGTTTCAGCTCAGCCTGATTCAAGGCCTGTTGGTCGGGGCGATCGTCGGCTCCACCGACGCGGCGGCGGTGTTCTCGATGCTCAGCGGCCGCGGAGTCAGCCTCAACGAGCGGGTCAGCGCCACGCTCGAGATCGAGTCCGGTACCAACGATCCGATGGCGATCTTTCTCACGCTGATGCTGGTCGAGCTGCTCGTCGGCGACATGGGCGGCATCGTCGAAACCCTCGTATTCTTCGTTTCGCAATTTGGCATCGGCCTGGTCGTGGGCCTGGGCGGCGGCTGGCTTTCTGCGAAGCTCTTGCGCTGGCTCGACCTGGCGCCGGGGCTCTACGCCATGCTGGCTCTGGCGCTGGGCTTTAGCGTCTTCGGGTTGACCAGCGTTCTCGGCGGCAGCGGCTTTTTGGCGATCTATCTGGCGGGGCTAATGATCGGCAACCAGCCGGGGCGGCATTTGAACTTCATCCTGCCCGTCCACGACGGCCTGGCCTGGCTTAGCCAGATCGGCCTGTTTTTGGTGCTGGGGCTTTTGGTTACGCCGAGCCAGCTGGTCGAGGTCATCCTGCCGGCGGGGCTGGTGGCGCTGGCGCTGATTTTCATCGCTCGCCCCCTGGCGGTGTTCATCACCATCAAGCCGTTTTTCAAGTTTCGCTGGCGCGAGACGTTCTTCATCGCCTGGGTCGGGCTTCGCGGCGCGGTGCCGATCGTGCTGGCGATCTTTCCGGTGATCGGCGGCGTGGAGAACGCCTCGCTCTACTTCAACGTCGCCTTTGCGGTAGTGCTGATGTCGCTTTTGATCCAAGGGGGGTCGCTCACGCTGGTCGCCCGCTGGCTCAAGATCCAGGTGCCCGCCGGCACGACGCCCAACCGGCGCGGGCCGTTGGGCATTCTGCCGGAGAACGACTTCGAGATGTTCGTCTACGTGGTCGAAAACCAGGATCTCGAGGACGTGCCGATCCGCCTGCTGCGCTTCCCTTCCGGCGCGCTCATCTCGGCGCTGTTTCGTAATCACGTCATGCTCCACCCCAAGGGCAACACCCGGCTGAAACTCGAGGATGTGATCTGCGTCATCGGTCGGTCGGAAGATTTAACCGCGCTCAACCGGCTGTTCAACGGCGACGCCAAGCTCAAGCAGGAGCGCGCTTTCTTCGGTACCTTCACTCTGGAAGGCAGCGCTTACATGCGGGACATCGCCCAGGCCTACGGGCTGACCTTGAGTCCCGGCGAACAGGAAATGAGCCTGGCGGAATTCGTTTCGCTGCGCGTGGGCGGCCACCCGGTGGTCGGCGACGACATCGACTGGCACGGCATCCACTGGGTCGTAAGCGAAATGCAGGGTGGCAATATCACCCGCGTCGGCCTAAGGCTTTACTAA
- the sohB gene encoding protease SohB, with amino-acid sequence MSEWTAEIGTFLVQSVILTLLVLLAGFLLMRGKRGGERGASLKVESLNDQRRARNRRLKVNATAQGARKKLIKQLRREEKERQKTAKKSEEGAAARLWVLDFHGDIKASRTEQFAEEVSAVIEVAGAQDEAVIRLESGGGLVHAYGLAAAQLDRLREAGITTTVCIDKVAASGGYMMACTAHHIKAAPFAVIGSIGVVAQVPNIHRLLKRNDIDVEMLTAGRYKRTLTVLGENTEEGRAKFIDDLENTHKLFKQYVARHRPAMDIDRLATGEIWYGSEALDERLIDSVGTSEAYLVERMKEVEAFTVKLEPPNTLGRRISIAVSSGIEQAVTKALGAIDATGWQRR; translated from the coding sequence ATGAGTGAATGGACGGCTGAGATAGGCACCTTTCTGGTTCAGAGCGTGATTCTTACCCTGCTGGTGCTGTTGGCAGGCTTTCTTCTCATGCGCGGAAAACGTGGTGGGGAGCGCGGCGCCTCGCTAAAGGTCGAGTCGCTCAACGATCAGCGCCGCGCGCGCAACCGGCGCCTCAAGGTGAACGCCACCGCTCAGGGCGCGCGTAAGAAGCTGATCAAGCAGCTGCGCCGCGAGGAGAAGGAGCGCCAGAAAACGGCCAAAAAGAGCGAAGAGGGCGCGGCCGCGCGCCTCTGGGTGCTCGATTTTCACGGCGATATCAAGGCCTCTCGCACCGAGCAGTTCGCCGAGGAAGTATCGGCGGTGATCGAAGTGGCGGGCGCTCAGGATGAAGCGGTGATCCGTCTCGAGTCCGGCGGCGGGCTGGTGCATGCCTATGGGCTTGCCGCCGCACAGCTCGACCGACTTCGCGAGGCGGGTATTACCACCACGGTGTGTATCGACAAGGTCGCCGCCAGCGGTGGCTACATGATGGCGTGCACGGCGCATCATATAAAGGCCGCACCCTTTGCGGTGATCGGCTCGATCGGCGTGGTCGCCCAGGTGCCCAACATCCATCGTTTGTTGAAACGCAATGATATCGACGTCGAGATGCTCACCGCCGGGCGCTACAAACGCACGCTGACGGTGCTGGGTGAAAACACCGAAGAGGGCCGGGCCAAGTTCATCGACGATCTTGAAAATACGCATAAACTCTTCAAGCAGTACGTGGCCCGTCATCGTCCGGCCATGGATATCGACCGCTTGGCCACCGGCGAGATCTGGTACGGCAGCGAAGCGCTGGACGAGCGGCTAATCGATAGCGTCGGCACCAGCGAAGCGTATCTGGTCGAGCGTATGAAAGAGGTTGAAGCGTTCACGGTCAAGCTCGAGCCGCCCAACACCCTGGGGCGGCGCATTAGTATCGCAGTATCCAGCGGTATCGAGCAGGCCGTGACCAAAGCGCTGGGCGCCATCGACGCGACCGGCTGGCAGCGGCGTTAG
- a CDS encoding ABC transporter substrate-binding protein — MPHLTIRRQARLLFAGAFCLLFFSWPALAAEGEAGSDQDAGAVSLESEVMLPPELWPDAAPLARDESTAGAEPQAAPVPSATLALPPPLDPPPLTEVTVMLDWYLSPQHAMLLIAQARELFKAQGLAVELLSPADPTIPLKLLVAEEVDLALTRQPILHLQAHQGEPLTRVGTLIETPLNAVIVTGSVAETDDVALLAGRDYGFSTREGETIVAERLIPQSLRQTDGFKAPVNVHFDAAAAVVRGDANVIADGYFASLPQQLAPEGIESHVIRFEEIDIPRHDGVIVVANSQTLGRHGATWARFMSAVEQASHWMIENPEASWTLVAEQHPILDNAINEANWESLLRRLSLSPAAVNTRRYQAFETYLQKRGLIEEALPVSRLAVDPHTLGAEP; from the coding sequence ATGCCTCACCTGACTATCCGCCGGCAAGCGCGCTTGCTGTTCGCCGGTGCGTTTTGTCTATTGTTTTTTTCCTGGCCGGCGCTGGCCGCAGAGGGGGAGGCGGGGTCTGATCAAGATGCTGGGGCTGTGTCGCTCGAAAGCGAGGTCATGCTACCGCCCGAGCTATGGCCCGACGCCGCCCCCCTGGCCCGCGATGAAAGCACCGCCGGCGCCGAGCCTCAAGCCGCGCCGGTGCCTTCGGCCACCCTGGCGCTGCCGCCGCCGCTTGATCCGCCGCCGCTGACCGAAGTGACGGTCATGCTGGACTGGTACCTGAGTCCACAGCACGCCATGCTTTTGATCGCCCAGGCGCGGGAACTGTTCAAGGCGCAGGGGCTGGCGGTAGAGCTTTTGAGCCCGGCGGACCCGACCATTCCGCTCAAGCTATTGGTGGCCGAAGAGGTGGACCTGGCGCTGACTCGCCAGCCCATACTGCATCTGCAGGCACATCAGGGCGAGCCTCTTACGCGGGTGGGAACGCTGATCGAAACGCCCTTGAACGCGGTGATCGTGACCGGCAGCGTTGCCGAAACGGACGACGTTGCCTTGCTGGCCGGGCGCGATTACGGCTTTTCTACCCGAGAAGGCGAGACCATCGTAGCCGAGCGGCTCATCCCTCAGTCGCTGCGTCAAACCGATGGCTTCAAGGCGCCGGTCAATGTGCACTTCGATGCCGCCGCTGCCGTGGTGCGCGGTGACGCCAACGTGATCGCCGACGGCTACTTTGCCTCGCTTCCCCAGCAGCTCGCACCTGAGGGGATCGAGAGCCACGTCATTCGTTTTGAGGAGATCGACATTCCCCGTCACGATGGCGTCATCGTCGTGGCCAACAGCCAAACGCTTGGTCGCCATGGCGCGACCTGGGCGCGCTTCATGAGCGCCGTCGAGCAGGCGAGCCACTGGATGATCGAAAACCCCGAAGCGTCCTGGACGCTGGTCGCCGAGCAGCACCCGATTCTCGATAATGCGATCAATGAGGCGAACTGGGAGTCGCTTCTGCGCCGCCTGTCGTTGAGCCCGGCAGCGGTGAACACGCGCCGCTACCAGGCGTTTGAGACCTACTTGCAAAAGCGAGGCCTTATCGAGGAGGCGTTACCGGTATCGCGGCTGGCGGTCGACCCGCACACGCTGGGCGCAGAGCCATGA
- a CDS encoding AMP-binding protein translates to MSRYHATHAYSIESPAEFWQEQAQRIPWKRFPETILSWDEQRHARWFEDGTLNICYAALDHHVEKGRGEQVALYYDSPVTGAREVLTYRALRDRVAYVAGGLEKLGVGKGDRVVIYMPMVPEAVIAMLACARIGAVHSVVFGGFAARELALRIEDAEPKVVISASCGIEVNTVLPYKPIVDHAIAQSVFKPEALVVFQREAERAPLNEGEHDWQTLEQSGVFAECVEVEATHPLYILYTSGTTGKPKGVVRDTGGYAVALAYSMEAVYGLAPGDVCFTASDVGWVVGHSYIVYGPLLRGCASVVYEGKPVKTPDAGSFWRIIDEYRVKSFFTAPTAFRAIKKEDPEALERRRYSLASLEHVFVAGERLDPPTFHWLSDVLSVPIIDHWWQTETGWPIAANLAGIELAPAKAGSATYPVPGFNVEIIGREGEKSAAMEEGSVLIKQPLPPGCLSGIWRDPARFHSAYMAAFPGYYLTGDGGYFDDDGYLFIMGRTDDVINVAGHRLSTGKMEGVLGAHPAVAECAVIGIHDDLKGQRPVGLVIPKDGFDGDEAALEAALIQQVRETIGPVAAFKQVLIVNRLPKTRSGKILRKLLRTLADGKPYTVPSTIDDPTSLDDAQVAMARHGVGRVDEARLAEQ, encoded by the coding sequence ATGAGCCGCTATCACGCTACCCACGCATACTCCATCGAATCGCCCGCCGAGTTTTGGCAGGAGCAGGCCCAACGCATTCCCTGGAAGCGCTTTCCCGAGACCATTCTTTCCTGGGACGAACAGCGCCACGCCCGCTGGTTCGAGGACGGCACGCTCAACATCTGTTACGCCGCGCTCGATCACCATGTTGAAAAAGGCCGTGGCGAGCAGGTGGCACTCTACTACGACTCGCCGGTCACCGGCGCCCGGGAAGTGCTCACCTACCGTGCGCTGCGCGACCGGGTGGCCTACGTGGCCGGCGGGCTCGAGAAGCTGGGCGTTGGCAAGGGCGACCGGGTCGTGATCTATATGCCCATGGTGCCGGAGGCGGTCATCGCCATGCTGGCCTGCGCGCGGATCGGCGCGGTTCACTCGGTGGTGTTCGGCGGCTTCGCCGCCAGGGAGCTTGCGCTTCGTATCGAGGACGCCGAGCCCAAAGTGGTGATCAGCGCTTCCTGCGGGATCGAGGTGAACACGGTGCTGCCTTACAAGCCAATCGTCGATCATGCCATTGCCCAGAGCGTCTTCAAACCCGAGGCGCTGGTAGTGTTCCAGCGCGAGGCCGAGCGCGCCCCGTTGAACGAGGGCGAACACGACTGGCAAACTCTCGAGCAGAGCGGCGTGTTCGCCGAGTGCGTCGAGGTCGAGGCGACCCACCCGCTCTATATCCTTTACACCTCCGGCACTACCGGCAAGCCCAAGGGCGTGGTGCGCGATACCGGCGGCTACGCCGTGGCGCTTGCCTACTCCATGGAGGCGGTGTATGGCCTGGCGCCGGGGGACGTATGCTTTACCGCCTCTGACGTCGGCTGGGTGGTGGGCCACTCCTATATCGTCTACGGGCCGCTTTTGCGCGGCTGCGCAAGCGTGGTGTATGAGGGCAAGCCGGTAAAAACGCCCGACGCCGGCAGTTTCTGGCGCATCATCGATGAATACAGGGTGAAAAGCTTTTTCACCGCGCCCACCGCCTTTCGCGCTATCAAGAAGGAGGATCCGGAGGCGCTCGAGCGGCGCCGCTACTCGCTTGCGAGCCTTGAGCACGTCTTCGTTGCCGGCGAACGCCTCGACCCGCCAACGTTTCACTGGCTAAGCGACGTGTTGAGCGTGCCGATCATCGATCACTGGTGGCAAACCGAAACCGGCTGGCCCATCGCCGCCAATTTGGCGGGCATCGAGCTCGCCCCGGCCAAAGCGGGTTCGGCAACCTACCCGGTGCCGGGCTTCAACGTCGAGATCATTGGCCGCGAAGGCGAAAAGAGCGCGGCGATGGAGGAGGGTAGCGTATTGATCAAGCAGCCGCTGCCGCCAGGCTGCTTGAGCGGTATCTGGCGCGACCCGGCGCGTTTTCACAGCGCCTACATGGCCGCGTTTCCCGGCTACTACCTGACCGGCGACGGCGGCTATTTCGACGACGACGGTTATCTCTTCATCATGGGGCGCACGGACGATGTGATCAACGTGGCTGGCCATCGGCTCTCGACCGGCAAGATGGAGGGCGTGCTCGGTGCGCACCCGGCGGTGGCCGAGTGCGCGGTCATCGGTATTCATGACGACCTGAAAGGCCAGCGCCCGGTGGGGCTTGTGATTCCCAAGGACGGCTTCGACGGCGACGAGGCCGCTTTGGAAGCCGCGCTCATTCAGCAGGTGCGCGAGACGATCGGCCCGGTAGCCGCTTTCAAGCAGGTACTGATCGTCAACCGCCTGCCCAAGACCCGCTCGGGCAAGATTTTGCGCAAACTGCTGCGCACGTTGGCCGACGGCAAGCCCTATACCGTACCCTCGACCATCGACGACCCGACAAGCCTCGACGACGCCCAGGTCGCCATGGCTCGCCACGGCGTAGGGCGTGTCGATGAAGCCAGACTGGCGGAGCAGTAA
- a CDS encoding SCP2 sterol-binding domain-containing protein, which produces MSSTTFEKLESRFDPQAAKGMDEIFQFHFTDEQSHYLHVQDGTLGIHEGEHDDPSVTLTTSTETLRGIMTGDISGMSAFMSGKLKASGNVMLATKLTSLFPSQ; this is translated from the coding sequence ATGTCCTCGACCACCTTTGAAAAGCTCGAATCGCGCTTCGACCCACAAGCGGCGAAGGGCATGGATGAAATCTTTCAGTTTCACTTCACTGACGAGCAGAGCCACTACCTGCACGTTCAGGACGGCACCCTCGGCATTCACGAAGGCGAGCACGATGACCCGTCGGTGACGTTGACCACCAGCACGGAGACGCTACGCGGCATCATGACCGGCGACATCAGCGGCATGAGCGCGTTCATGAGCGGTAAACTCAAGGCCTCCGGCAACGTCATGCTGGCAACCAAACTGACGAGCCTGTTCCCCAGCCAGTAG
- a CDS encoding 3'-5' exonuclease family protein, which yields MSEPALTFIDVETTGTRATRDRITEIAALKVVEGEIVDRWVSLIDPGTSIPPFISKLTGIHDDMVADAPRFETIAEAFKTWLGESCLVAHNARFDASFLRNAFKRAGLDYRPRLMCTLRISRRLEPEQRQHNLKSLLARFDIQTARAHRAEDDAEALWRLWQAWQQRFPAEQWQAATGQEREHRNLPAHLDSALMSELPPRPGVYLFYGHNRLPLYVGKSINLKNRVKGHFQRDHQDDKAMRMLQQIQHIEWEETAGDLGAQLREAQLIKELMPIMNRQLRRQGGLKTWFWPDGDHVPTLAGSAVLISSAPGERFGLFRHAREAKQALKTIIEEHKLCPQVLGLEKGKGRCFANQLGKCAGACCEKESLEAHTQRAQAALERLKVSAWPWPNRIVIREKSVHTRKSAYHTVDHWCYLGSAVSLAKARRLDFEAVQFDVDTYRILNRFLRSPEEHGLSITPL from the coding sequence ATGAGCGAACCCGCCCTGACGTTTATCGACGTGGAAACCACCGGTACGAGAGCCACCCGCGATCGCATCACCGAAATCGCCGCGCTGAAGGTGGTTGAAGGGGAGATCGTCGATCGCTGGGTGAGCCTGATCGACCCGGGCACCAGCATTCCCCCGTTCATCTCGAAGCTCACTGGCATTCACGACGATATGGTCGCCGACGCCCCGCGTTTCGAGACGATCGCCGAGGCGTTCAAAACGTGGCTTGGTGAGAGCTGTCTGGTGGCGCATAACGCCCGCTTCGACGCGAGCTTTTTGCGCAACGCCTTCAAGCGCGCCGGGCTCGACTATCGCCCCCGGCTGATGTGTACCCTGCGTATCTCGCGAAGGCTCGAACCCGAGCAGCGCCAGCACAACCTGAAAAGCCTGCTCGCGCGCTTCGATATTCAGACCGCGCGCGCCCACCGCGCCGAGGACGATGCCGAGGCGCTTTGGCGGCTGTGGCAGGCCTGGCAGCAGCGCTTTCCCGCCGAGCAGTGGCAGGCCGCTACCGGTCAGGAGCGAGAGCACCGCAACCTGCCAGCGCATCTCGACAGCGCTCTGATGAGCGAGCTCCCGCCGCGTCCTGGAGTGTATCTCTTCTATGGCCACAATCGGCTGCCGCTTTACGTGGGTAAAAGTATCAACCTGAAAAATCGGGTGAAGGGGCACTTTCAGCGCGACCACCAGGACGACAAGGCGATGCGCATGCTCCAGCAGATTCAGCACATCGAGTGGGAGGAGACCGCCGGCGATTTGGGCGCCCAGCTCCGCGAGGCGCAGCTGATCAAGGAGCTGATGCCGATCATGAATCGCCAGCTACGCCGTCAGGGCGGCCTGAAAACCTGGTTCTGGCCCGACGGCGATCACGTGCCGACGCTTGCCGGAAGCGCCGTACTGATCAGCTCGGCGCCGGGCGAGCGTTTCGGGCTTTTTCGCCACGCGCGCGAGGCCAAACAGGCGCTCAAGACGATCATCGAGGAGCACAAACTCTGCCCGCAGGTGCTGGGGCTCGAGAAGGGAAAAGGGCGCTGCTTTGCCAATCAGCTCGGCAAGTGCGCCGGCGCGTGCTGTGAGAAGGAGTCGCTCGAGGCACATACCCAAAGAGCGCAGGCGGCACTCGAGCGTTTGAAGGTGAGTGCCTGGCCCTGGCCCAACAGGATCGTCATCCGCGAAAAAAGCGTTCATACCCGTAAAAGCGCCTATCACACGGTGGATCACTGGTGCTACCTCGGCAGCGCGGTGTCGCTTGCCAAGGCCAGACGGCTCGATTTCGAGGCAGTTCAGTTCGACGTGGATACCTATCGCATCCTGAACCGCTTTTTGCGAAGCCCCGAGGAGCATGGGCTAAGCATCACGCCGCTCTAG